One Clostridiales bacterium genomic window carries:
- the spoIIIAF gene encoding stage III sporulation protein AF yields MDILNKWIYTIVVIMILAAFLDILMPNSSMKKYTRLVLGLLIMSVILQPVLKIMNKNYSFSLDSSKYESQLSNEYMKNQTENYSTKQSLEVVKLYKQNLEKEIGDQVKKEIGSDRDITVEVGIIDDEKNKNYLALDNITIHIGKLIKQVDKVVINDDESGKADKGGSESFKELKKHISAIYNIDADKVRVYAAS; encoded by the coding sequence ATGGATATTCTGAATAAATGGATATATACGATCGTAGTTATAATGATCCTTGCAGCTTTTTTAGATATATTGATGCCGAATTCATCCATGAAAAAATATACAAGGCTGGTCCTTGGATTGCTCATAATGTCTGTAATACTTCAGCCGGTATTGAAAATAATGAATAAGAATTATTCGTTTTCCCTCGATAGTTCTAAGTATGAAAGCCAGCTAAGCAATGAATACATGAAAAATCAGACGGAAAATTATAGCACAAAGCAGTCCTTGGAGGTTGTAAAGTTATACAAACAGAATCTGGAGAAGGAGATAGGGGATCAGGTAAAAAAAGAGATAGGAAGTGATAGGGATATAACTGTCGAGGTCGGGATTATCGATGATGAAAAAAATAAAAATTATCTGGCACTTGATAATATAACGATACATATAGGAAAGCTTATAAAGCAGGTCGATAAAGTTGTAATAAATGACGACGAGTCCGGCAAGGCCGATAAAGGCGGATCGGAGAGCTTTAAAGAGCTTAAGAAGCATATTTCCGCTATTTATAATATCGATGCTGACAAAGTCAGGGTGTATGCAGCATCTTGA
- the spoIIIAB gene encoding stage III sporulation protein SpoIIIAB, giving the protein MIKLIGCLLIILSSSGLGYILGGRFGKRVREIKLLMASFQMLENEIIYSSTPLPEAFESVSKKIGYPVNALFKRTGDYLNQRLYTTAGDAFKKSLGDMEDMLSIAREDMEILVNFGHTLGSSDTKSQEKNFKMLLSQLDIQEGKAHDAQNKNEKMYKNLGFLSGLAIAIIFI; this is encoded by the coding sequence GTGATCAAATTAATAGGATGCCTGCTTATTATATTGTCAAGTTCCGGGCTGGGATATATTCTTGGGGGCAGATTCGGCAAAAGAGTACGGGAAATCAAGCTTCTTATGGCATCGTTTCAGATGCTCGAAAACGAGATAATATATTCAAGCACTCCTCTTCCGGAGGCATTTGAAAGCGTAAGTAAAAAGATCGGTTATCCTGTAAATGCTCTTTTTAAAAGGACAGGGGATTATCTAAACCAAAGGCTTTATACTACAGCGGGCGATGCTTTTAAAAAGTCCCTGGGCGATATGGAAGACATGCTTTCAATTGCAAGAGAGGATATGGAAATACTCGTAAACTTTGGACATACTCTTGGAAGTTCGGATACAAAAAGTCAGGAAAAGAATTTTAAAATGCTTTTGAGCCAGCTTGATATACAGGAAGGCAAGGCCCACGATGCACAGAATAAAAATGAAAAGATGTACAAGAATTTGGGTTTTTTATCAGGTCTTGCAATAGCGATAATTTTTATTTAA
- the spoIIIAD gene encoding stage III sporulation protein AD: MEIFQIVGLAIVAAALSVLLKKQKPEISLFISIATGLMIFFFVVFKLSAVLTLLQDLSKRVNMDFVYLSTILKIIGIAYITTFGAEICRDAGENAIASKVEFAGKILIMLLAIPILMAVLDTILKIIP; the protein is encoded by the coding sequence TTGGAGATATTCCAAATAGTTGGACTTGCTATAGTCGCCGCAGCGTTGTCAGTACTTTTAAAAAAACAAAAACCGGAAATATCTCTCTTCATCAGTATAGCAACAGGCTTAATGATATTTTTCTTTGTTGTATTTAAACTGTCTGCCGTTTTGACGCTGCTTCAGGATTTGTCAAAGAGAGTGAATATGGATTTTGTATACCTATCCACAATTTTAAAAATAATAGGCATAGCATACATAACCACTTTTGGGGCGGAAATATGCAGGGATGCAGGTGAAAATGCCATAGCTTCAAAAGTGGAATTCGCCGGGAAAATACTTATAATGTTACTTGCCATACCCATATTGATGGCTGTGCTTGATACGATTCTTAAGATTATACCTTAA
- the spoIIIAC gene encoding stage III sporulation protein AC, giving the protein MELDVSLIFKIAAIGILIAVLDQILRRAGREEQAMMTTLAGLVVVMLLVINLVSKLFNTVRTLFQLY; this is encoded by the coding sequence ATGGAACTTGATGTGAGTTTGATTTTTAAGATAGCGGCAATCGGAATATTGATTGCAGTGCTGGATCAGATTTTAAGGAGGGCCGGAAGGGAGGAGCAGGCAATGATGACAACTCTTGCAGGCCTGGTCGTCGTAATGCTTTTGGTAATAAATCTTGTAAGTAAGCTGTTTAATACCGTCAGGACTTTATTCCAGCTATACTAA
- the efp gene encoding elongation factor P, protein MISAGEFRKGTTFELDGQVYVIVDFQHVKPGKGAAFVRTKVKNVINGAVLEKTFNPTEKFQEAVIERKEMQYLYNDGNLYYFMDLDTYEQIPLNKSTVEDAVKFLKENDNAIIRFYKGEAFSVEPPNFVVLEVTHTEPGVRGDTATNTLKPATVETGAEIMVPLFVNTGDKIRIDTRTGEYMERA, encoded by the coding sequence ATGATATCAGCAGGAGAATTTAGAAAAGGGACTACATTTGAGCTGGATGGGCAGGTATACGTCATCGTCGATTTTCAGCATGTAAAACCGGGCAAGGGTGCGGCTTTTGTAAGGACGAAGGTTAAAAATGTCATAAACGGCGCCGTACTTGAGAAAACTTTCAATCCAACAGAGAAATTTCAGGAAGCAGTTATCGAAAGGAAAGAGATGCAGTATCTTTACAATGACGGAAATCTTTATTACTTCATGGACCTTGATACATACGAACAAATACCTTTAAACAAAAGCACAGTCGAAGATGCTGTAAAATTTCTCAAAGAAAATGACAATGCAATTATAAGGTTCTATAAAGGCGAGGCATTTTCGGTAGAACCGCCTAATTTTGTTGTGCTTGAGGTAACTCATACGGAACCCGGCGTAAGGGGAGATACAGCTACCAATACGCTAAAGCCCGCAACCGTTGAAACCGGTGCTGAAATAATGGTGCCTTTGTTCGTAAATACAGGCGATAAGATAAGAATAGATACAAGAACTGGAGAATATATGGAAAGAGCATGA
- the nusB gene encoding transcription antitermination factor NusB produces the protein MSRRSAREAAMKLIFQINYNPGEYEDILKGFDSGKNIDANDIRYINDTVKGTVSNIESIDSEIEKYSRGWKKNRIAKVDLAILRLAIYELKFTDMPYEIAINEAVEIAKKYSTDKSGSFINGVLSAVLKDKN, from the coding sequence TTGAGCAGAAGATCCGCACGTGAAGCGGCAATGAAGCTTATTTTCCAGATTAATTACAATCCTGGAGAATATGAAGATATATTGAAGGGTTTTGACAGTGGCAAAAATATTGATGCAAATGATATTCGCTATATAAATGATACTGTAAAGGGCACTGTATCAAATATAGAAAGTATTGACAGTGAAATTGAGAAATACTCAAGGGGCTGGAAGAAAAACAGGATAGCTAAAGTCGATCTTGCAATATTGAGGCTGGCGATATATGAACTTAAGTTTACCGATATGCCATATGAGATAGCTATAAACGAAGCAGTTGAAATTGCGAAAAAGTACAGTACTGATAAATCCGGATCGTTTATAAACGGTGTTCTGTCAGCCGTTTTGAAAGATAAGAATTAA
- the spoIIIAG gene encoding stage III sporulation protein AG: MEYFNKLKEYILKRGMKKNIQDLTVFFLIGLILIFAANILVSNNKSVNDKKAEAALAVQNKSPSYKDELEEELTGILNNIQGAGNVKVMIYLETGTESVPAYNSNNTKKVTEETDGNGGKRITNEDDSQTTIVTTNDNGVNKPYIIKEVNPKISGVIVTAEGANDPNVKYRLYEAVKTVFNIEEYKINIYPMKKK, from the coding sequence ATGGAATACTTCAACAAACTTAAGGAATATATTTTAAAGAGGGGGATGAAAAAGAATATACAGGATCTTACCGTCTTCTTCTTGATTGGGCTGATACTTATATTTGCAGCGAATATACTCGTGTCCAATAATAAAAGTGTCAATGACAAAAAAGCGGAGGCGGCCTTAGCCGTGCAAAACAAATCCCCAAGCTATAAAGATGAGCTGGAGGAGGAACTTACAGGCATACTGAATAATATTCAGGGGGCGGGAAATGTAAAGGTTATGATTTATTTGGAAACGGGGACTGAATCGGTGCCTGCTTATAATTCAAACAATACCAAAAAAGTCACTGAGGAAACAGATGGAAACGGCGGTAAAAGGATCACGAATGAAGACGACAGCCAAACAACCATAGTTACTACAAATGATAACGGAGTCAATAAACCATATATAATAAAGGAGGTAAACCCTAAAATAAGCGGAGTTATAGTGACAGCCGAAGGGGCGAATGATCCAAATGTAAAATACAGGCTGTATGAAGCCGTAAAAACTGTTTTCAATATTGAGGAATATAAGATTAATATTTATCCAATGAAAAAAAAATAA
- the amaP gene encoding alkaline shock response membrane anchor protein AmaP yields MNIFSRIILSIYMLVMIFVSICIVLLPFNLIPIRSISNYIGGNIYNNWYISLIGLLLLAVSVELLLSMTKGGNHSSRGIIKPAENGDIKISVETFESLALRAVKQISGIRDVKVRVLLREDGISVLVKLLIMPDINIPNIVQEAQDKIKEYIESLTEVGVKDVVVDVDNIASVTVARVQ; encoded by the coding sequence ATGAATATATTCAGTAGAATCATATTATCGATTTATATGCTTGTTATGATATTTGTTTCTATCTGTATTGTTTTGCTTCCATTCAACCTGATTCCAATTAGAAGCATAAGTAACTATATTGGTGGAAATATATATAATAATTGGTATATCTCACTAATAGGGCTGCTGCTTTTGGCTGTCAGCGTTGAATTGCTGCTTTCGATGACGAAGGGTGGAAATCATTCATCAAGAGGTATTATTAAACCTGCGGAAAACGGAGATATAAAAATATCTGTTGAAACATTTGAGTCTTTGGCCTTAAGGGCGGTCAAGCAGATTTCGGGTATAAGGGATGTAAAGGTCAGGGTTTTATTGAGGGAAGATGGAATAAGCGTGCTTGTCAAATTGCTTATTATGCCTGACATCAATATACCGAATATAGTGCAGGAAGCTCAAGACAAAATAAAGGAATACATAGAGTCATTAACAGAAGTTGGCGTAAAAGATGTCGTAGTAGATGTTGACAATATTGCTTCGGTAACTGTTGCACGCGTACAGTAA
- a CDS encoding TIM barrel protein, whose protein sequence is MSVKFGPAGNSDLFYRQGHKSSSEAPEWIHNMGLDAYEYPCSRGVNIGEERAKEIGRNAKKFNIEVSIHAPYYINLASQEKQKLENSIDYIVNSAKVAQWMGAKVVVVHPGSCAKIDRSLAMDTAKKTLRRALDALKEMQLDDVLVCPETMGKKNQLGSMDEIMELCSIDERIIPTIDFGHVNALGQGCLKNKDDYRRVLDTIKDRLGEYRLKNIHCHFSRIEYTKAGEKKHWTLADTQFGPEFDPLAELLIEYDMCSVIICESMKTMAEDALKLKTIYESMLHKK, encoded by the coding sequence ATGTCAGTTAAATTCGGCCCTGCGGGTAATTCCGATTTGTTTTACAGGCAGGGACATAAGTCTTCGTCCGAAGCACCGGAGTGGATCCATAACATGGGGCTTGATGCATATGAATACCCTTGCAGCAGAGGCGTAAACATAGGCGAGGAAAGGGCTAAGGAAATAGGAAGGAACGCAAAAAAGTTCAATATAGAAGTGAGCATACATGCTCCTTATTATATAAACCTGGCAAGTCAGGAGAAGCAAAAATTAGAAAACTCTATTGATTATATAGTTAATTCCGCTAAAGTTGCGCAATGGATGGGGGCAAAGGTAGTTGTTGTCCACCCGGGGTCCTGCGCTAAAATTGACAGATCCCTTGCAATGGATACTGCCAAAAAAACATTAAGAAGGGCTTTGGATGCGCTGAAAGAGATGCAATTGGACGATGTGCTCGTATGCCCTGAAACTATGGGCAAGAAAAATCAGCTTGGCAGCATGGATGAGATAATGGAGCTTTGCAGTATAGATGAAAGGATTATTCCCACAATAGATTTCGGGCATGTAAACGCTTTAGGCCAGGGATGCCTTAAAAATAAGGATGATTACAGGAGAGTTCTCGATACAATAAAAGACAGGCTTGGGGAATACAGGTTAAAAAACATACACTGCCATTTCAGCAGGATAGAATATACCAAAGCAGGCGAAAAAAAGCACTGGACACTTGCAGATACCCAGTTTGGACCTGAATTCGATCCTCTTGCGGAACTTTTAATCGAATACGATATGTGCTCCGTAATCATATGCGAATCCATGAAAACTATGGCTGAAGATGCTTTGAAATTAAAAACAATTTATGAAAGCATGCTGCATAAAAAATGA
- a CDS encoding DUF2273 domain-containing protein, which translates to MLRKYLLDLFQKNTGKITGAIIGLILAVIMLMIGFFKTLLIVVFVFLGYYIGRKIDNKEDLTALFDKILPSNWSKRI; encoded by the coding sequence ATGCTAAGAAAATATCTGCTGGACCTTTTTCAAAAAAACACAGGTAAAATAACAGGCGCTATAATAGGTCTCATACTGGCTGTAATAATGCTCATGATAGGTTTTTTTAAAACTCTTTTAATTGTAGTGTTTGTTTTTTTGGGCTATTATATCGGAAGGAAAATAGATAATAAAGAAGATTTAACTGCTTTATTTGATAAAATATTGCCTTCCAATTGGAGCAAGCGAATATGA
- a CDS encoding bifunctional 5,10-methylenetetrahydrofolate dehydrogenase/5,10-methenyltetrahydrofolate cyclohydrolase — translation MESKIISGREISKCIMRQLKIKTEHFFDDSGRRPQLALIAAGNNRSQLSYVKGIENACGKIGMQMQSFLLDESADTKYVLSIIGRLNEDKNTDGILVEFPLLSDIDEFAVCNAVDPDKDIDGITVKNAGNFYRGLKCYIPCTAKSILYLVKYTGISISGKHAVVIGRSNIVGKPAAALLLKEDATVTICHSKTRNLKGYMVNADIIVSAAGVPSLIKHDMIKEGAIVIDAGTSIRDGKLTGDVEFEEACRKASWITPVPGGVGPVTCAMLLENTLEAAVK, via the coding sequence ATGGAGTCTAAGATAATAAGCGGCAGGGAAATATCGAAATGCATAATGCGGCAACTGAAGATTAAAACAGAACATTTTTTTGACGATAGCGGCCGCAGACCGCAGCTTGCGTTAATCGCAGCGGGTAATAATCGATCGCAGCTGTCATATGTTAAAGGTATTGAGAATGCATGCGGTAAAATAGGAATGCAAATGCAAAGCTTTCTTCTGGATGAAAGTGCAGACACCAAATATGTTTTATCTATTATAGGAAGATTGAATGAAGATAAAAATACAGACGGAATACTTGTTGAATTTCCTCTTTTAAGTGACATCGATGAATTTGCCGTATGCAATGCAGTAGATCCTGATAAAGATATCGACGGAATAACTGTTAAAAATGCGGGTAATTTTTACCGCGGTTTAAAGTGCTACATTCCCTGTACCGCAAAAAGCATTTTATATCTTGTAAAATATACGGGCATAAGCATCAGCGGAAAGCATGCAGTTGTAATAGGAAGAAGCAATATAGTGGGCAAACCTGCAGCAGCACTTCTTTTAAAAGAAGATGCCACCGTTACTATTTGCCATTCGAAAACGCGGAATCTAAAAGGCTATATGGTAAATGCGGATATTATCGTATCGGCAGCAGGCGTTCCAAGCCTTATAAAACACGATATGATAAAAGAAGGGGCAATTGTAATCGATGCAGGGACGAGCATAAGGGATGGAAAACTTACAGGCGATGTTGAATTTGAAGAGGCATGCCGTAAGGCGTCTTGGATTACTCCGGTACCTGGAGGGGTCGGTCCTGTTACATGTGCCATGCTTCTCGAAAATACTCTGGAAGCGGCGGTGAAATAG
- a CDS encoding SpoIIIAH-like family protein, whose protein sequence is MMELRKRTVIIVTLVLLIAAAAYLSSKYGRAIKVNKDDTGKTSDAASDILTNSNQAASSLFVDVKIAKENERTASKQDLKSIIDSSNTSKEAKATAEKRLETLVNNSEKEMISESLIKSKGYEDALVLIGDNNVNVTVKGKNVSGDKVNEIKNIVVRQSGYPASKISVQVKE, encoded by the coding sequence ATGATGGAGCTGAGAAAGAGAACAGTAATAATAGTTACTCTTGTACTTTTGATTGCGGCTGCGGCATACTTAAGTTCAAAGTATGGAAGGGCTATAAAGGTTAATAAGGATGATACAGGTAAAACATCCGATGCCGCGTCGGATATACTTACAAACAGCAACCAGGCTGCTTCCAGTCTTTTTGTAGATGTAAAGATCGCAAAGGAGAATGAAAGAACCGCAAGCAAACAGGATTTAAAGAGCATCATAGATAGCAGCAATACGTCAAAGGAGGCCAAGGCTACTGCCGAGAAAAGGCTGGAGACGCTGGTCAATAATTCCGAGAAGGAAATGATTTCGGAGTCCCTTATAAAATCAAAGGGCTACGAGGATGCTCTGGTGCTTATAGGTGATAACAATGTAAATGTAACGGTCAAGGGGAAGAACGTAAGCGGCGACAAAGTAAATGAAATTAAAAATATAGTGGTCAGACAGTCCGGATATCCTGCATCAAAAATATCTGTGCAGGTAAAAGAATAA
- the spoIIIAE gene encoding stage III sporulation protein AE produces the protein MMKKIICIIFILILLSPVTVYADSTGDMQKGDTYDAQVNSIDTQNIEKFIDQLNRETESYLPPLNLKSFISMFKSEGGGYSLTGLLNGMLKYFFNDVLLNAKLLSQLVILSIICAILKNLENAFSSENISNLAYYACYLVLIIIIVKSFTLAVGIGRDTINKMVDFMTAMLPVLISLLTSVGGFASASIFDPLIMIMVQIISTAVKNIIIPLIFLNVILSIVNNISDTFQVTKLADLLKQIVKWGLGFMLTVFVGIITIRGTAVKSLDQVTVKTAKFAIDNFIPVVGKCLSDAISTIAGYSLVLKDAISTFGLIALVILCIFPLIKIITLVLIFKVTGALIQPISDKRIIECLNSVGDSLTLIFASVLCVAIMFFIMITVMASTGKMAVS, from the coding sequence ATGATGAAAAAGATAATTTGTATAATATTTATACTTATATTACTATCGCCGGTAACCGTATATGCCGACAGTACAGGTGATATGCAAAAGGGTGATACATACGACGCTCAGGTAAATTCGATAGATACACAGAATATAGAAAAATTCATAGACCAGTTAAACCGCGAAACGGAGAGTTATCTTCCCCCATTGAATTTAAAAAGCTTCATAAGCATGTTTAAATCTGAAGGAGGAGGCTATAGCCTTACCGGCTTATTGAACGGGATGCTGAAATACTTTTTTAATGATGTACTTCTCAATGCAAAGCTTTTATCCCAGCTTGTGATACTTTCTATAATATGTGCAATATTGAAGAACCTTGAAAATGCATTCAGCAGTGAAAATATATCGAATCTTGCATATTATGCATGCTATCTCGTGCTCATAATAATCATTGTAAAAAGTTTCACACTGGCAGTTGGAATAGGCAGAGACACAATAAATAAAATGGTGGACTTTATGACGGCGATGCTTCCGGTTTTGATATCCCTATTGACATCGGTGGGTGGGTTTGCATCGGCATCCATCTTCGATCCGCTGATAATGATAATGGTACAGATAATAAGCACTGCAGTCAAGAATATCATCATCCCGTTGATATTCCTGAATGTAATATTATCTATTGTGAATAACATCTCGGATACATTTCAGGTAACAAAATTGGCGGATTTGCTAAAGCAGATTGTAAAATGGGGACTCGGCTTCATGCTTACTGTTTTCGTGGGGATAATTACAATAAGGGGAACTGCCGTCAAGAGCTTGGATCAGGTTACTGTAAAGACTGCAAAGTTTGCAATAGATAACTTCATACCCGTAGTCGGAAAATGCCTGTCCGATGCAATAAGCACTATTGCAGGATATTCCCTTGTTCTAAAAGACGCCATAAGTACATTTGGTTTAATCGCGCTTGTAATATTATGCATATTTCCCTTGATTAAGATTATAACATTGGTATTGATCTTTAAAGTTACAGGTGCTCTCATACAACCCATATCGGACAAAAGGATAATCGAATGCTTAAACAGCGTTGGCGATTCACTGACGCTTATCTTCGCATCGGTGCTTTGCGTTGCGATAATGTTTTTTATAATGATAACTGTTATGGCATCGACAGGGAAGATGGCCGTTTCATAG
- the spoIIIAA gene encoding stage III sporulation protein AA: MRGNKIVKVLKDEILTSISPRIGEIIMSAPIEYINKLEEIRIRLGKPLMINCGRSDYMLSPKGRIPGSIKDAYIVSKDDCERTIQLLSNYSVYSLEEELKCGYITLQGGHRVGIAGKGIIEGGKIKALKNISGFNIRIARQVIGAADSVMKYIMKKDDIYNTIIISPPQCGKTTLLRDMIRQISSGNEKAGIKGLKVSLVDERSEVAGCYLGIPQNDVGIRTDILDACPKSAGLIMMIRSMSPQVLATDEIGSIDDIKAIYEAMNAGIRMVTTIHGDGIDDVLKRPYIDDVIKNRIFERIIILSSKHGPGTIEDVIDGRDLKSIID, encoded by the coding sequence ATGAGAGGGAACAAAATAGTAAAAGTACTTAAAGATGAGATACTTACAAGCATTTCACCGAGGATAGGGGAAATAATAATGAGCGCCCCCATAGAATATATAAATAAGTTAGAAGAGATAAGGATCAGACTCGGTAAACCCCTGATGATAAATTGTGGAAGATCCGATTATATGCTGTCCCCTAAGGGCCGAATCCCAGGGAGTATTAAGGATGCATACATAGTTTCAAAGGACGACTGCGAAAGGACTATACAGCTTTTGAGCAACTATTCGGTATATTCCCTTGAAGAAGAGCTTAAATGCGGCTATATAACGCTGCAGGGAGGACATAGGGTGGGGATTGCAGGCAAGGGTATCATTGAGGGTGGCAAAATTAAAGCATTAAAAAATATATCGGGATTTAATATAAGGATTGCCAGGCAGGTTATAGGTGCGGCGGATTCCGTCATGAAATATATAATGAAAAAAGATGACATATACAACACGATTATTATTTCACCTCCGCAGTGCGGGAAGACCACTCTTTTAAGGGATATGATAAGGCAGATAAGTTCCGGCAATGAAAAAGCTGGAATCAAGGGTCTTAAGGTTTCCCTCGTGGATGAAAGGTCGGAGGTGGCAGGGTGTTACTTGGGCATCCCCCAGAATGATGTGGGAATAAGAACGGATATACTCGATGCATGCCCTAAATCGGCTGGTCTCATAATGATGATAAGATCCATGTCCCCGCAGGTGCTCGCAACAGATGAAATAGGGAGCATTGATGACATAAAGGCTATATATGAAGCGATGAATGCCGGAATACGCATGGTGACTACAATACATGGCGATGGGATCGATGACGTATTGAAAAGGCCGTACATAGATGACGTAATAAAAAACAGGATTTTTGAAAGGATAATAATTCTAAGCTCAAAGCATGGTCCTGGCACCATAGAGGATGTAATAGACGGCAGGGACCTTAAAAGCATTATAGATTAA
- a CDS encoding Xaa-Pro peptidase family protein, whose product MKNKRLEKFKETLKSMGIDGALVYNDANRNYLSYFTGNESYAIITYENALFITDSRYTEQAKMQVEDFEVKEYRTDIYSFIKDAVASLRIKKLGFEENYMTYNMYDKLRSLMPEVEFVPLNRVIEKQRQIKDENEIENIRSAAKIADDAFLHMLKFIKAGMSEYDVGIELEFFMRKEGASALSFPSIVASGKRSSLPHGTATQKIINAGDFLTLDYGCIYNGYCSDMTRTIVIGKASQKQKEIYDIVLHANEEVLKDVKPGILTSDLDKVARDIIGDHGYGKNFGHGLGHGVGMEIHELPRVSKTGNETLRAGMVITDEPGIYLPDFGGVRIEDLVLVTEDGCDVISKSDKKLIELD is encoded by the coding sequence GTGAAAAATAAAAGGCTGGAAAAGTTTAAGGAAACACTAAAATCGATGGGCATAGACGGTGCCCTTGTATATAACGATGCGAACAGGAACTATTTGAGCTATTTCACAGGGAATGAAAGCTACGCGATCATAACTTATGAAAATGCATTGTTCATTACAGATTCGAGGTACACGGAACAGGCGAAAATGCAGGTTGAAGATTTTGAAGTGAAAGAGTACAGGACGGATATTTACAGTTTCATAAAAGATGCTGTAGCATCTCTTAGAATAAAGAAGCTTGGTTTTGAGGAAAACTATATGACATACAACATGTATGATAAGCTTCGCTCTTTGATGCCTGAAGTTGAGTTTGTGCCATTAAATCGCGTTATTGAAAAGCAAAGGCAGATTAAAGACGAAAATGAGATCGAAAATATCAGAAGTGCGGCAAAAATTGCAGATGATGCATTTTTACATATGCTTAAGTTTATAAAAGCAGGCATGTCTGAATATGATGTAGGCATTGAGCTCGAGTTTTTCATGAGAAAGGAAGGCGCATCGGCCCTTTCGTTCCCATCGATAGTAGCATCCGGAAAGAGATCGTCGCTTCCGCATGGTACTGCAACTCAAAAGATTATTAATGCAGGAGATTTTCTGACTCTCGATTATGGATGTATATACAATGGATATTGTTCGGATATGACGAGGACTATAGTAATAGGAAAGGCTTCTCAAAAGCAGAAGGAAATATACGATATAGTTTTGCATGCCAATGAAGAGGTTTTAAAAGATGTTAAACCTGGTATTTTAACATCGGACCTTGATAAGGTTGCAAGGGACATTATTGGGGATCACGGTTATGGAAAGAATTTCGGCCATGGACTTGGACATGGTGTGGGAATGGAGATACACGAACTTCCAAGGGTATCTAAAACAGGAAATGAAACATTAAGGGCCGGAATGGTTATAACGGACGAACCTGGCATATACCTGCCGGATTTTGGCGGAGTCAGGATAGAAGATCTTGTGCTTGTAACTGAAGATGGCTGCGATGTAATATCAAAGTCTGATAAAAAGCTTATTGAACTTGATTGA
- a CDS encoding Asp23/Gls24 family envelope stress response protein: MDENANINVSAEDDKFGTVVISEEVVSIIASLAASEIKGVASMSGGFVGGIAEKLGMKNTPKGIKAVVGEKETAIDLYINVEYGAKIPDVAWKVQENVKKAVETMTGLKVVEVNINVQGVDFGKEPKEEETPKVK; the protein is encoded by the coding sequence TTGGACGAAAATGCGAACATAAATGTAAGTGCGGAAGATGATAAATTCGGTACCGTTGTAATATCCGAAGAAGTAGTCAGTATAATAGCCAGTCTTGCGGCTTCCGAAATAAAAGGCGTTGCAAGCATGAGCGGCGGCTTTGTCGGTGGGATAGCCGAAAAGCTTGGCATGAAGAATACTCCAAAGGGTATAAAAGCTGTTGTAGGTGAAAAGGAAACCGCCATAGACCTATATATAAATGTAGAATACGGCGCAAAGATACCGGATGTTGCATGGAAGGTTCAGGAAAATGTAAAAAAAGCCGTTGAGACTATGACGGGGCTTAAGGTTGTTGAAGTTAATATAAATGTACAGGGAGTAGATTTTGGAAAAGAGCCTAAAGAAGAGGAAACACCCAAGGTAAAATAA